Proteins from a genomic interval of Drosophila gunungcola strain Sukarami chromosome X unlocalized genomic scaffold, Dgunungcola_SK_2 000023F, whole genome shotgun sequence:
- the LOC128260424 gene encoding probable serine/threonine-protein kinase cdc7 isoform X1 — MATTTTTQAAGAAPAHNLLPAAASSNNNINNTLNNNNNNNNNNSSNNNNNNNNNNVTSQPIKIPLSERFSSQTSTGSADSGVIVSSASQQQLQQLQLPPPRSSSGSLSLPQAPPGGKWRQQKLQQQQRQQLLLSQDSGIENGVTRSKVKDSQGGGVGKPGHNAINSKEAGNSSSESLGSNCSETTAEDQQRIRASSALELSSSSSVDNPVVIGVGSTVMGNNILRSRIKYKSTNSTGTQGFDVEDRIDEVDICDDDVEIEEEDDGVNVDDDVEEADNQSDSQSGIIINLKSKSEQEEEEPKESEVKPKTRLLPPDQAELTVAAAAARRRDAKSLATDGHIYFPLLKISEDPHIDSKLINRKDGLQDTMYYLDEFGSPKLREKFARKQKQLLAKQQKQMMKRERRSEEQRKKRNTTVASNLAASGETKDDEQQPHCDTSSRSKHNSVPNPPSSHVHHNHHLVVDVEEDVDVDATKRDVGQVKMRRHSHDNHYDRIPQSNANTITTTTTTTTTTRPKNDHQSQDQDVEDIEQGAEPELEGDVDADSDESGENVKTAKLARTQSCVSWTKVVQKFKNILGRDGSKITTVVATPGQGTDRVQEVSYTDTKVIGNGSFGVVFQAKLCDTGELVAIKKVLQDRRFKNRELQIMRKLEHCNIVKLLYFFYSSGEKRDEVFLNLVLEYIPETVYKVARQYAKTKQTIPINFIRLYMYQLFRSLAYIHSLGICHRDIKPQNLLLDPETAVLKLCDFGSAKQLLHGEPNVSYICSRYYRAPELIFGAINYTTKIDVWSAGCVLAELLLGQPIFPGDSGVDQLVEVIKVLGTPTREQIREMNPNYTEFKFPQIKSHPWQKVFRIRTPTEAINLVSLLLEYTPSARITPLKACAHPFFDELRMEGNHTLPNGREMPPLFNFTEHELSIQPSLVPQLLPKHLQNASGPGGNRSSAGGAASAAASGSTSVSSTGSGASAEGTAAQLTQSQGTAAAAAAGSGGAAGAGQAAAGAGSGNNSSSGGGASGAPSAVAAGANAQQANAAAAAAGGGGGGAAAAAATASGAMAATNAGGANVTGSQSNSALNSSGSGGSASGNGEAAGSGSGSGGGNGGDNEAGVDSGEAGSGGGGGAAETEAAASG; from the exons atggcaacaacaacaacaacccaGGCAGCAGGAGCTGCACCAGCTCACAATTTATTGCCCGCCGCCGCCAGtagcaataataatataaataatacccttaacaacaacaataataacaacaacaacaacagcagtaacaacaacaataataataataataataacgtGACAAGCCAGCCCATAAAAATACCGCTGAGCGAACGCTTCTCATCGCAAACGTCGACGGGTTCGGCGGACAGTGGAGTAATTGTTTCCAGTGCatcgcagcagcaactgcagcagttGCAATTGCCGCCACCGCGCAGCAGTAGTGGCTCATTGAGCTTACCGCAGGCGCCACCTGGCGGCAAGTGGCGTCAGCagaagctgcagcagcagcagcgccagcAATTACTGCTCAGTCAAGATAGTGGCATCGAGAACGGTGTTACGCGGTCAAAGGTCAAGGATTCTCAGGGCGGTGGTGTGGGAAAACCTGGTCACAATGCCATCAATTCAAAGGAGGCTGggaacagcagcagcgaaAGTCTGGGCAGCAATTGCTCCGAAACGACTGCTGAGGATCAGCAGCGGATAAGGGCCTCATCCGCTCTGGAActcagtagcagtagcagcgTGGACAATCCCGTGGTCATTGGTGTGGGCAGCACTGTGATGGGCAACAACATCCTGCGCAGCCGCATTAAGTACAAGAGTACCAATAGCACCGGGACCCAGGGATTCGATGTGGAGGATCGCATCGATGAGGTGGATATCTGTGATGATGACGTGGAgatcgaggaggaggacgatgGCGTCAATGTGGACGACGATGTCGAGGAGGCCGACAACCAGTCGGACAGTCAGTCGGGCATAATAATAAACCTCAAGAGCAAATCGGAacaagaggaggaggagcccaAGGAGTCGGAGGTTAAACCCAAAACCCGATTACTGCCACCCGATCAGGCGGAACTTAcagtggcagcggcagcggcacgTCGTCGCGATGCCAAAAGTCTGGCCACCGATGGCCACATTTACTTTCCCCTGCTCAAGATCAGCGAGGATCCGCACATTGATTCCAAGCTGATCAACCGCAAGGATGGCCTTCAGGACACCATGTATTATCTGGACGAGTTCGGCAGTCCCAAGCTGCGGGAGAAGTTCGCCCGCAAGCAAAAGCAGCTGCTGGCCAAGCAGCAAAAGCAGATGATGAAGCGGGAAAGGCGGAGCGAGGAGCAGCGCAAGAAGCGAAACACCACCGTGGCATCCAATTTGGCGGCCAGTGGTGAGACCAAAGATGATGAACAACAACCACACTGTGATACTAGCTCTAGGAGCAAACATAACTCGGTACCCAATCCCCCCTCCAGCCATgttcatcataatcatcatctTGTTGTGGATGTGGAggaggatgtggatgtggatgccaCCAAGCGTGACGTGGGCCAGGTGAAGATGCGCCGCCACAGCCACGACAACCACTACGATAGAATCCCCCAGAGCAATGCAaacaccatcaccaccaccaccaccaccaccaccaccacccgcCCTAAAAACGATCATCAGTCGCAGGATCAGGACGTCGAGGACATCGAGCAGGGAGCCGAGCCCGAACTCGAAGGAGATGTCGATGCGGACAGCGATGAGAGCGGCGAGAACGTTAAGACTGCCAAATTGGCCAGAACACAGTCCTGCGTCAGTTGGACCAAAGTGGTGCAAAAGTTCAAAAACATATTAG GTCGCGATGGTTCCAAAATTACAACAGTTGTTGCAACACCCGGCCAAGGCACCGATCGTGTACAAGAGGTCTCCTATACAGACACAAAGGTCATCGGCAATGGCAGCTTCGGGGTCGTGTTCCAGGCAAAGCTCTGCGACACCGGCGAGCTGGTGGCaatcaaaaaagttttacaagACAGACGATTTAAG AATCGCGAATTGCAAATAATGCGCAAACTGGAGCATTGTAATATTGTAAAGCTTTTGTACTTTTTCTATTCGAGTGGTGAAAAG CGCGATGaagtatttttgaatttagtCCTCGAATATATACCAGAAACCGTATACAAAGTGGCTCGCCAATATGCCAAAACCAAGCAAACGATACCAATCAACTTTATTCGG CTCTACATGTACCAACTGTTCAGAAGTTTGGCCTACATCCACTCGCTGGGCATTTGCCATCGTGATATCAAGCCGCAGAACCTTCTGCTCGATCCGGAGACGGCTGTGCTGAAGCTCTGTGACTTTGGCAGCGCCAAACAGTTGCTGCACGGCGAGCCGAATGTGTCGTACATCTGCTCTCGGTATTACCGCGCCCCCGAGCTCATCTTTGGCGCCATCAATTATACAACAAAGATCG atgtGTGGAGTGCCGGTTGCGTTTTGGCCGAGCTGCTGCTGGGGCAGCCCATCTTCCCTGGCGATTCCGGTGTCGATCAACTCGTCGAGGTCATCAAGGTCCTGGGCACACCGACAAGAGAACAGATACGCGAAATGAATCCAAACTATACGGAATTCAAGTTCCCACAAATTAAGAGTCATCCATGGCAGAAA GTTTTTCGTATACGCACTCCTACAGAAGCTATCAACTTGGTGTCCCTGCTGCTCGAGTACACGCCCAGCGCCCGGATCACACCGCTCAAGGCCTGTGCACATCCGTTCTTTGATGAGCTGCGCATGGAGGGCAACCACACCTTGCCCAACGGTCGCGAGATGCCGCCGTTGTTCAACTTCACAGAGCATG AACTCTCGATACAGCCCAGCCTAGTGCCACAGTTGTTGCCGAAACATCTGCAGAACGCATCTGGGCCTGGTGGCAATCGATCTTCGGCCGGCGGAGCAGCCTCCGCTGCGGCCAGCGGCTCCACCAGCGTTTCGTCAACGGGAAGCGGCGCCTCGGCGGAAGGAACAGCCGCCCAATTGACACAGTCGCAGGgcacggcagcagcagctgcggcGGGATCGGGTGGAGCAGCCGGAGCTGgacaagcagcagcaggagccggatctggcaacaacagcagcagcggcggcggagCCTCGGGAGCGCCGTCTGCCGTGGCAGCTGGAGCCAATGCGCAGCAGGCCaatgccgccgccgccgccgctggaggaggtggaggtggagcgGCGGCCGCTGCTGCCACAGCATCTGGTGCAATGGCCGCGACCAACGCCGGCGGCGCCAATGTCACAG